In one window of Armatimonadota bacterium DNA:
- a CDS encoding dihydrodipicolinate synthase family protein, which translates to MQADKQPSPPAFLTGVITPMYTPRHEDGRLDLDGARSMVKWLKSRNCVSSVFARSGVGEMYAFTVEETRQFIDAVVDEAAGEIGVLAGCAGEFDGKPEHRPDAAVYTEQAAGLAQYAEERGASAAVLVLPSALRPEPGVPLEDTIFNYYKAVNDGIRIPIVIYQPPGMLPEYRMTPALIKRLLTLPRIGGMKLSTTDHAVFDPICCEVAATSFGMIAGAEHFYLNALEQGARGVIGGGCNTHPEMIYAVGEHFRAGRLDRARAAQKDVNETLEALNALKASGAVAGKLYIASKGYPMEPYQAKRRAVAAYGKEPTALPPPELVAEFAGIVDSRVAPYRSAIEEGRELP; encoded by the coding sequence ACCATCACCGCCCGCATTCCTGACCGGCGTCATCACCCCGATGTACACGCCGCGTCACGAGGACGGGCGCCTTGACCTCGACGGGGCGCGCAGCATGGTCAAATGGCTCAAGAGCCGCAACTGCGTGAGCTCCGTCTTCGCGCGCTCGGGGGTGGGGGAGATGTACGCCTTCACCGTCGAGGAGACGCGCCAGTTCATTGACGCTGTGGTGGATGAAGCGGCAGGCGAGATCGGCGTGCTCGCGGGGTGCGCGGGCGAGTTCGACGGCAAACCGGAACACCGCCCGGACGCGGCGGTGTACACCGAGCAAGCGGCGGGTCTCGCGCAGTATGCCGAGGAGCGGGGGGCAAGTGCAGCGGTCCTCGTTCTGCCCTCGGCGCTGAGGCCGGAGCCGGGCGTGCCGCTCGAAGATACGATCTTCAACTACTACAAGGCGGTGAACGACGGGATCCGTATCCCTATCGTCATCTACCAGCCGCCTGGGATGCTGCCTGAGTACCGCATGACTCCGGCGCTCATCAAGCGGCTGCTGACGCTCCCCCGCATCGGCGGCATGAAGCTCTCGACCACCGACCATGCCGTGTTCGACCCCATCTGCTGCGAGGTCGCCGCCACCAGCTTCGGCATGATCGCGGGCGCGGAGCATTTCTATCTCAACGCGCTGGAGCAAGGCGCGAGGGGCGTCATCGGCGGCGGCTGCAACACGCATCCCGAGATGATCTACGCAGTGGGCGAGCACTTCAGGGCCGGACGCCTCGATCGCGCTCGCGCCGCCCAAAAGGACGTCAATGAGACCCTGGAGGCGTTGAACGCGCTGAAGGCCTCGGGCGCGGTTGCCGGTAAGCTCTACATTGCGTCCAAGGGCTATCCCATGGAGCCGTATCAGGCGAAGCGCCGCGCCGTCGCCGCGTACGGCAAGGAGCCTACCGCCCTGCCCCCACCCGAGCTAGTGGCCGAGTTCGCAGGGATCGTGGATTCCCGCGTCGCACCTTACCGCAGCGCGATCGAGGAGGGCCGCGAGTTGCCGTAA
- a CDS encoding crossover junction endodeoxyribonuclease RuvC, which produces MAHARGVICLAAGDAELHIVHYAASEVRRALTGNGRASARQVREMVCRRLGISSSGSDAPRTSGRDEHMYDALALALCHAGRSRETAARR; this is translated from the coding sequence ATGGCGCACGCGCGAGGCGTGATCTGCCTTGCCGCGGGCGATGCGGAACTGCACATCGTGCATTACGCCGCGTCGGAGGTGCGCCGCGCGCTGACGGGAAACGGACGGGCCAGCGCCCGCCAGGTGCGGGAGATGGTGTGCCGCAGGCTGGGCATCAGCTCAAGCGGGTCCGACGCGCCCAGGACGAGCGGCCGCGACGAGCATATGTACGACGCGCTCGCGCTGGCGCTGTGCCACGCCGGGCGCTCGCGAGAGACGGCAGCACGACGATGA
- a CDS encoding crossover junction endodeoxyribonuclease RuvC — protein sequence MRVLGIDPGLVASGYGIVDFNGRREALAEAGVIRAGGRELTARLCHIHRSVADILEEWRPEVLVIEEV from the coding sequence GTGCGCGTGCTTGGCATAGATCCCGGGCTGGTGGCCAGTGGCTACGGCATAGTTGACTTCAACGGCAGGCGCGAGGCGCTCGCCGAGGCCGGCGTGATCCGTGCGGGCGGGCGAGAACTCACCGCGCGACTGTGCCACATCCATCGCTCCGTGGCCGATATTCTCGAGGAATGGCGGCCCGAGGTCCTCGTGATCGAAGAGGTCTAG